CCTGGGGCTTTTATGCTGCACTCAGGTATTTCTCCATTATCTCTTGCTTACCCTATTTCAACTGATCATAGCATCCTCTGTCCTTACAACTTCTCATGTCACCAGTGCCGCGATGATTTGCTTCTACTCATACGTTTTACTTGCTGGGGGAAATCCACCGCCAAAGAAGAAGGCAGCTACTGTGATATAAGTCGCCTTTAGTCCTATGGCGGACGAATCTGTGTTCTAGTAAATGTACCGATCATAGGATGtcttttatttcattttactGTACAACACCAAAAATAATAAGTTGTGTTCTAGCATAGCTCATTTGAGTACCTCTGTTACCTAATGGAAGAATCGGAGCAGATAAGATTTGCCTAGATTCTACATGAATTTCTACTCAGCATTACCCTTATACGCGGATACTGAGCAGATAGTGTGCATCGGGCCTGTTTGGTCTGTGTGACCCCGTGAGACCGTGAACCAAGCCAAGTTTTTGTTTCCTTCCAACATCTAGTACTAACTCTGAGATCTtgcaccaaaattttggtcatcTTCTCGGTAACAAGAGTTCGGTTTGTGTCAAACGATGCCAAATattgtactttctccgtccagcaaaggatgtctcaactttgactaaatttgaatgcatttatacatcaagtcatgtatagatacacctaaattttgacaaacttgagacatcttttgttggacggaaggagtaccaCAATTTGGGTGCACCAGTTTTCGAACACTGTACTATAAGGTATGTAGACCATTTTATGGTTTGGCCGGCCATATCGTAGAATCATGGTTATATGCAATTTttgataaaataaaatatgatttCAAATACTACATAAGTTCATAATACATCATTGGATTTAAATAAATTACGTTAGCTTGGGTAGATTTATTCACATGATACTGAACTTAACTGATGTTTCCAAGAATAATTAATTATTCATCCGTCCAATAAAgaatgtcttaactttgactaaatttgaatgcatctatacgctaagtcatgtctagatacatccaaattttggtAAACtttagacatcttttgtttgacggagggagtatatacatTGATACCTTAAAAGTGCGATTTgcaaataatactccctccgtcttatAGTAAATGagtcaaatttgtctaaatatgaatgtatctatgcctaaaaaacggctagatacatgtaataaaaagtcacttaatatgagacagagAGGAAGTAATATGTTCTACTTAGAGTGAGGCAAAGAAaaccaaatactccctccgtccaacaaagggtgtttcaattttgactaaatttgaatgcatctatacactaagtcatgtctagatacatccaaattttaacaaacttgagacatcttttgttagacggatGGATTAGAAAATTATAATGTGCACCGGTAACAAGTAAATGAGAATTTACATGCTTTTGTGATCGTTCATGATTATGAGTCTGATACTAACAGTTCTACAGAATCTGCGATCTACAGGTTGAATTGATTCTATAAATTTCAAGCCGCATGTCAATCCTTGTCATCCCTTGTTCACGTGATCGATTTTGACAACCTTGTTCCCAGCAATATTCAGAAAACTGTACATGTAACATGATCATCATTCACAAGAAAATGATAACGTCGAGGAAACGGGGTACAGACATCAATTTGAGTGACCAATGGTGTAATATGTTCACCAAACGGACAGTTCATCCTCTCATTTTACCTGCTGCAACATCATGAATTATAAATCCTCAATTTTCGTAAGTCCACCATTGTTTTGTGTATTCTTTTAAGTTTGTTTCCTGTCCTTTGGTATTTTGTGGCTTTTCTCATAATTTACTCATACTAATGAGGTACATGCGTGTTGCTACAGGGATATAATGATGTATATTTATGTATGGAAACATTGATCaaagtattttcttttgtgaatGGGCCCGGTTAAAACATGTGCCATGAAAAATCAAACATACCCTGAAGAACATAACGCCATTCTCTATCTTTCTTCCAAGCTAGAGCCCTCTCCGGTTCTACTCTGCTAGCTCCTTCACACACACGTGCGGCGTGCCTTGCAAGATAACAAAGCTTAtcctcctccttgccctccGTTGACACATTAGTTTTACCTTGGACTCCGCGCCGATCTCTCATGCGAACTTGGAAGCACCAGAAAATCAAGATGGTTAGCCTTTCAGTCGGTTCTAAATTTTCTTCACATAAAGATTGATTAACTAACTCAAGATctacttaaaaaaaactcaaagaTCATCGAAATAGAAGAGGGtagtggagcagctgaagaaATGTTGATACACCAACATAATGTTTGCACTTCGTCACCTTTTTGGCAGTTTGCACAAAAGAAAGCAAACAATTACAGTGGATATTCCACAACGTCAAATGAAGAAATCAAGGCATAATAAAATCAGATACTTCTAAAAACTTGCAAACTACCTGAATTTAAGTAACCAGATCTGAAATCATGCTGCTTACGCATCCACGCACCTGCAATCctctcttgtccttcttcaaGTTTGGCCACATCCACCACCAGTTTGGCACCATCTTCCGCGGCACTtgatggcggtggcggcaggggTGGTGGCTGGCGCACTGAGACGGCGTGTCtccggctgctgggcggcgaccGCCGCTGATCTCTATGTACGTGTGGTGATCTAGACGTCAGTGTGCAGACCATGGTTCAATTAAGCGTATGTGTGCATTTATTGATATAGAGGCCGAAGGAATGATCTACTCTTCGAAAAAAAGCTGCTTGGACAGAATGTATGTCCTCCCTCCTGAGTTTTTGGTTTCTCGAAAAGTTCAATAAGCTAATCGTTATGCTTACTTTAATTTAAAACACGTTCAACCGGCCATTTGGACATACAGCGTGAAGTGGATGTTTATTTTCGTGGAGGAACGAGatcaggttttttttttcgcgtGGGAAAAGATAGCTAGGCAGATTGAAAAAATCGAATAAAGAAAGCCACGACATACATGTCACCTTCACCTAACACCGGAAATGTAAATGAAAAGATGCAAGTACATAGTATACACATAAATATTTTCAGCATGCATGAAGGGCATGTTTCTTGTCTGTCAGCACTCTGACTTATGTATAGTGGTGGGTATGGCCCGCACACAAGCTCTTGCTATGATAACGGCTTGGTCTCGCGATAGATCACGACATGCTGGACTTGTCGAGGAGATTAAATTTCTGAAGATCGATAGATCACAGAAGGGCATCACGGAATCGGGTCAATCACAACCTAACTGCTCATGTTGGGATGAGCCGACTTACGGTTtatttgtcttttttaatGCGCTGCCGCTGATGTAATCTTTCCTTAATGCAATATAAATGGTTAAAAGTTTATAAACATAATATAAATATTggctttttttatttttagaaaatACACGTCACCACAAGGAGCCGCTACCCAAAAAGGACACGTCTTACCAACACGTGGAGACCACTCATTGGTCAGCTACACGCCACCACCGGTTTTCAGACGACCTCCCCAAAGTTTGCCGGCACATCTCGCTGGCCGCCGCTTTGCAGATCAGACCTCCTTCTCTCCGCAGTCCGCACGCGCACCTTCTCCCTCCTGGTTTGGACATcacgccgccgcgccgagcgCCCTAGACCCCTCCCCTcgcccgtcttcctcctcacgcgagcgccgccatccctccttccttctggcccatcccgctgccgagcgccgccgcagcctcctcgccaccaccgccggttGGTCTCCCTTCTactctctcgctcccgaccgtttctcctcccatcgcCCCACGAACCGATTCCGCCCTTCCTTTAGCtgcccgtttcatctccttaattttCTCCAATTCGTAACtcaggcaaaaatcaaggtagggcggccgccgtACCGCTCTACTGGGTCCTCTGCCTGTGGCGAAGATGATCCGGTTGCAGACGTACACCGCGTTCAGCCTGCTGGCTACGATGTCGGCGGTGTACTACGCCTTCAGCAGCCGGGAGCAGTTCTACCCGGCGATGGTCTACCTTTCCACGTCCAAGATCTGCTTCGTTCTGCTGCTCAACACGGGCCTCGTTGCCATGTGCGTCGCCTGGCAGCTCGTGAAGCGCCTCTTCCTGGGCACGCTCCGGGAGGCCGAGGTCGAGCGGCTCAATGAGCAGTCATGGAGGGAAGTCGTGGAGATCCTCTTCGCGGTTACCATCTTCCGCCAGGACTTCTCTGTCGCTTTCCTTGCCATGGTCGCCGCCCTGCTCCTCGTCAAGGCGCTGCACTGGCTTGCACAGAAGAGGGTCGAGTACATTGAGACCACGCCCTCCGTGCCTATGCTGTCCCACATAAGGATCGTGTCCTTTATGGCATTCCTTCTTGTTGTGGACTGCCTCTTCCTGTCCAAGTCGCTGGGGTCACTGATACAGAAGCGTGAGGCATCTGTCGCtatcttcttttcctttgagTAAGCTCTCTCAAATCCAATTTTACTCTGAAGTGTGCTCGTACTTTTAACACGTCGTCTTTCAAATGGTACCCATCAAACCAAATTCAATTAAAACATCAAGCCTTAGGTCTTAAATATTGAAGACATGCTTTGGTTAGAGACCAATTCGTTGAAAGGGTTGTGAAAGTACTATGCATTGTTCCATGAAAAGGCCACCTTGCATGAAAGCAATGATTATATAACACCCCTTGAAAAGCAAATGTTAATGTTCTTCAGAACACCTACAAGCAAGCATGAATTGTGCTAGAGTTTCTagttatatactccctccgttccataattcttgtctcaggTTTGCCCAAAactggatgtatctattcctaaaaagtgtctagatacatgtaatatttcgacaagaattatggaacggaggtagtactatGTATATGTATTTTGCTTGAAGATGCATCAATAGGATGATAGGTTAGTAAATATTAAGTCAAAATGGTGCAAATCATATGTTTAAATTGTTTAAACTTTAGTAAGACTTACCCAGCCGTTGAATTTCGTTGTTGATTGTTGCTTTTAAAGCATTGGACAAGCCTTTTGAGGCAAGTTCACAATCATATTgtctaatactccctccgtccaacaaaggatgtctcaactttgactaaatttgaatgcatgtatacacaaaatcatgtctagatacatccaaattttgacaaacttgagacatcttttgttggacggagggagtatgttattCCCTGAGGTTATACTTCTATTGTTCTCAATATATGCAGATTATTGTTTATGTTACAAAGTAGCTCAGACATGTGCAAATCATGTTTCAGGTATATGATACTAGCAACGTCCACAGTATCAACATTCGTGAAATATGTATTCTATGTCAGCGACATGCTAATGGAAGGTCAATGGGAGAAAAAGGCAGTGTatacattttatttggagCTCATCAGTGACCTTGTGCACTTGTCTTTATATATGCTCTTCTTCATAGCAATCTTTCTGTAAGTTCTCTCAATATGACCTTTGCCCTTATCTTACTATAGTTTGGACATCTATGGTTGATCTGTTATTCTGCCATCAGGAACTACGGTGTCCCACTGCACTTGATTCGTGAGCTCTATGAGACCTTCCGCAATTTCAGAATTCGCATATCAGATTATGTACGCTACAGAAAGATAACTTCCAATATGAATGAACGCTTTCCAGATGCTACAACAGAGGAGCTCAATGCGTGAGTCACATTATTTCATTAGTACTGTTTCTGATGGAACTTTTTTGTGATTTAGATTTTTtgatacatacatacatacatacatacatacatacatacatatatatatatattcaggAGCGATGCAACATGTATTATTTGTCGCGAAGAGATGACCACTGCAAAGAAGCTGCTTTGCGGGCACTTGTTCCATGTACACTGTTTGAGGTCATGGCTAGAGCGCCAACATACTTGCCCCACATGTAGAGCTCCAATTATCCCGCCGGATAATGGACGTGCGGCATCAGCACGACAACATGGAGCTCAACCTGGAGCTCAGCCTGGTGAGCTTCTTTTTGTTAGTAGATGGTTTTATGTTCCACACTTTCCCACTTAACAATGTGTATCAGTTAGCACTACATTGTGCAAGCAGTTCTGTATGTGATTCTATCAATACATGGAAAACAGCTGCAGGCACTGGTAATCCGAGTTCGGGAGAAGCACCAAGTGAGAACGTGAACATGCACCAAGCTAAACTTGAGGCTGCTGCTTCAGCTGCATCCTTATATGGGAGATCTCTTGCTTATCCTCCAGCGAGTACTTTGAATAGGTATATTTTTCATCATCATTGTTGCATTTGGAAGAGTTTATTATGTAAAATTTGCATGATTCTGCTAGAGATCCATGAGTTATGCTAAGAAATCTAACATTGAAATGCGCCGTTAGTCATAAGTTGTCCTGACGGTCTGATTTAGTCGTCGAGCTCAGAAAATGCCCTTTTGGATCACTGTACTTGCAAATACGGTCCTTACACCGTTATGTGGTCCTATATGCGAGACCCAACATATTATGCTGATGTGGTGCGTATGAGCTGTGGGCCTCACATCCTGACATCCATGAGCTGTATGAGTGTTTGTCTTTTTGCAGTAACACCCCCTTCCTTTCTCACAATCATCGCCGGCGTTGTTGTTTTTGGAAGGAACAGATCACTATTCCATTACGCCACTAGGCTGGACATATCGCCAgctacatattttttttacaaaagcAGGGAATTCACCAAACCACGTTTCATAGTGGTTGGCTTCCATAAATACACCATGCGCATCATCGCCGATGGCACTGTTGATAACGACGTCGGTGCTTGGTTTCTGGTGACTACCTCCTTAACTTGGAGTACCAGTGCACTCAGACAAGGACAGTCTGGGATTTTCTCGAGACCCGGTGACGGGGAGGAGTTGGGGAGGCTGTTGATGCCGATGAGCCAAGCTATGAGGCTCGGCGTCTCAGCCTCCAAGGATGGTGCGGTGACTATCTCACAACCCTGCTGCCGGTAGTGGGGTGGTACTCCTCATTCCCGCCGCGTCGAATGACGGTTCGATCTGCCCGTGGGTCTAGATGTCCCTTAGATGGTCTGAGTCCAGCTCCAGCTGTTCCTTGGCGCCTCCAGTCGCCACACCCGCATTGCAATTAATTGCAAATTCTCAAGTTAAATTTTCATGGATATGCCACCCATTCCAATTTAtgtggtactccctcctttctaATTTATAGGTCGTTTTAGAATTTTTCTGAATACCAAGAAAATCACACCCGATTACAAACTGGCCAATTGGAAATTTACCGTGTGCCGCAAAAGGCGCAGAACTGTCGGCCAGCGAGAGAGTGAGCTAATCCCCATGTTAAAAGCTCTTGTGCCCTTCAGAGCTCTCCACGCTGAAGAATACGATGGATGAAGGTGAAGGAATCGGATGAGGTGAAAAAATCAGGAGAATCGGGAGGCTCACTTCATTAGACCAACTGATTGGACTGCATGCATGTTCTGCCTTTGGGGGGTGGGTGGACTAAAACGACCTATAAATTCAGAAGGAGGAAGTCACTGATTACCTTAAGTTCAAACCATGGACACGCTAAGCATTTGCATGGGCACATGCATGTGAGCCAAAtttgttctcttcttctcGTCTGATAATCTAGACCTTGTTTCCCATGTCTCCTTCGAGCTAGCTCCAAAGAAAAATATCCGGTGTGTTATATGTGCAGACATAAAATCAAGATCAAAGAATTGCTCAATAACTGTCTGTTGGGTTTCTCCAGTTCCTTGGCAACGACAACACCCCAAGACTACATTAATCTTAGAAatcccaacaacaacaactcctAAAGATGTTGAGAGTGGATCTCAATCCAAAGAAGATCCTTCATATTTGCGAActtttcatgttttttcatGAACTACAAAATTTACCTGTGCTATGTTGATGCTGGTTGAGGATGCTGGATAAAGATGGCAGAACTTGCTCTTTTTCCTAAATAGGCTATGCTCTTTGGGATAGTATTCGTTTTGCCACTAAGCCTTTTATTCATTTGGGTTgtgcaatttttattttgtttctgcaCCGGTGTTGTCTCACTGAGGCATGGACCCAAGCAGTGCAAAATGGCAAAAAAGAGATGAATGCACGTTTAGGAGAAAAACTAAAATTTCCTTGTGATCTTTTTAACCTGGAAACACCTTAAGACTTACGGTTACGGTTATTGAATTCAAGTTTGAATGAACTTTCTTTATTCAGTGCCAAGCTTCCCCCTTTTTTGGAGCAAGTTAATATTGGCTTAAATAGCTTCTTTGGACTTGGTTGTTAACCATTTTCTTAATACTTAGTTATCGAAGATTGTCTTAGCCACTGTGTTCGACTGCTTTTATTATTCTACCGATAGACTACGAAGCAAggttattttaattttgtccTATACATTATAGTTGTATAACTTGAAGTATCATTTATTCAATTATCAGGTACTCATCACCTCTGCATGCCACATCAAGTACTTCACAATCAGGAGAAGCAAGCAGTTCCACTGGCAATCCTTTAGCACCTCGTCCTTTTTATTCACATGGCCCAGTTGGTTCAATAGCAAGCAGTAGAGACCCTCAAATTTCCCTGCAAAAGGCATATGAAAACGCTATAAGGAGCCAGATAGAGGTAATAAGCGTCTTTTCCTAATGCAACCTGCTTCAACCTTACTATGGTATTTGTAATGACACTAGAGGAAGAGTGGTGGTTAAGTTGTACACTGTCCCCAGATAGACAACTTCCTGAATAACAAGCACATGCTCAAAAATTGTTAATGAGAGCTGAAACCTATGTTCATTTACTGAATCTAGACCATTCAATTAGCATCAATGATCCAAGGAGTCATGCGAGAGTTTGCATGATTTCACACAGACAGTTTGTTACACCAGATATGTCCCTTGCTATGTTTATCGCTGTGGTGAACATATCTAGTGCAAACCATATCATGCACTATTATTCAAACATCTTTGGTTTGAGTACCAAATCAATGTGAAAATCTCAAGTTTTCTGAGGATATAGTATATGGCATATTGCATCATCCTAAAAAAATTCTAGTGGACCCCACGTGAGTTtggaaagaaacaaagaagaatttttctgtaattttttCCCGTCCCATTTTCTCTTAGAACCCCAATAACTGAATCTGAAATTTTACATGGAGataattatactccctccgtcccatattaagtgacgaaatattacatgtagttagacgctttttgggtatagatagtagatacatccatattttggcagatttgagtcacttaatatgagacagagggagtattaagcACTACCTTTACATTTATTTGGCGACTTGTCATATGGATTTGATATTCAACTAAAGTGGTCTGCATGATACTCAGTACCATCTTATATATGATTTGCGCTATATATGCCAACTCTTTGTTACTATTTTTAGTTATTTGGTTCATTACTATCTTGGGCTACTCTTACCTATAGTAACCACAATGGTTTTCTCCATCTTGCGAATTCCTATTTTGTTTTATGTTACTTCGCTTATGTATACATTATGTTGATCCATTTTAAATAGGAATATTGAAGTAAAGGAAAGATAATATTCTGTGTCACTGTTCTAAACAAGAGTCTTTATTTTTGTAGTACTTCTCATTATACTGCATAGATTATTCCTCCTATCTTAAATTTGGTTTGAGTTAGTAGTATTCTCATTTTTATACATAAATCTCATTATTATTGAAGGATAGagcaatttctttttctagaGATTCTAGAGAACCCTGAAGAACAGCATGCAACTTTCGGGTATCTTTCTTTTAACTTGTTCTATGGGCAACTATAATCCTCAAATAGCTGTATACGACTAAACATGGTACATGGGCTTCAAACAGATGGTCTTTGTCATCGCTGTGTGATTATAATCTGTGGCATTGCGGATAAATGTTTGTTTAACAACTGGCACTTACCAATGCGATGAAATAACTAGATCATATGACACGCTTGCtcggaaaataaataaatgacaTCTTGTGATATTTTATCCTTCCTTGATGCACTGTCTATCGCCAACTGAACTCACAACTTCTTCTCCCAGATGTTGCACATCCAATTGCAAATGGTGCAGCAAGCGGCTACTCCATCAGCAACTAACAATGGCAGTTCTAAGCACCCGGAAAATGAGTGAAGTTGTAAATACGGGGAAGCCGGGGATCTGGATGTACATAGAGATTTGGTAATACCTGAGGTGTGACTGACGTGATGTCTTGTTGATTTTGGTATCAGTCTCTGTTAACATCTGCTGTTCGTTTGTTTTATCTGGTAATTTGCTTACCCTAAATCTTGTTGTCAAGTACGGATTGTACGTAAGATAGAAATGCAGATATATTGTGGCGATGACTTTCACAGTAACTGTGGGACTAGGCAAATACATATGCATAAAGGAATTTCGTACCTGCCATCGGaataaaacattgttttttttaaaatcgcCTCTATACAGCTCTACTCTTTGGTTTCATGCCATTTATTTCGTACTCTCCAACTGGATGCTGCAAAAGTGTGATTTGCGCCGCTTGGTTTAAGGGAATTAAGCCGCGGGAACGAGATTTTAACGACAGAAGGTTCGAAAATTATTACTCCTTCGGTTCATATTAAGTTTCAAAATATTACTCcatctgatcctaaattcttgactcaaatttatccaaatatgtatgtatgtattcttaaaaaacgtctggtatgtgtaatatttcgacaacagtttagaatcggagggagtacatgtatctagacatattttaatacatagatacgtccatattttaatactccgtatataaaCATTAAAATATATTGAGATGTCCATATATTACGATCGCGTGCGCTCGCGTGTGCTCTCTATCTGATGATACCAGACCAGATTCAGACTGTG
This is a stretch of genomic DNA from Brachypodium distachyon strain Bd21 chromosome 1, Brachypodium_distachyon_v3.0, whole genome shotgun sequence. It encodes these proteins:
- the LOC100846690 gene encoding ERAD-associated E3 ubiquitin-protein ligase HRD1, coding for MIRLQTYTAFSLLATMSAVYYAFSSREQFYPAMVYLSTSKICFVLLLNTGLVAMCVAWQLVKRLFLGTLREAEVERLNEQSWREVVEILFAVTIFRQDFSVAFLAMVAALLLVKALHWLAQKRVEYIETTPSVPMLSHIRIVSFMAFLLVVDCLFLSKSLGSLIQKREASVAIFFSFEYMILATSTVSTFVKYVFYVSDMLMEGQWEKKAVYTFYLELISDLVHLSLYMLFFIAIFLNYGVPLHLIRELYETFRNFRIRISDYVRYRKITSNMNERFPDATTEELNASDATCIICREEMTTAKKLLCGHLFHVHCLRSWLERQHTCPTCRAPIIPPDNGRAASARQHGAQPGAQPAAGTGNPSSGEAPSENVNMHQAKLEAAASAASLYGRSLAYPPASTLNRYSSPLHATSSTSQSGEASSSTGNPLAPRPFYSHGPVGSIASSRDPQISLQKAYENAIRSQIEMLHIQLQMVQQAATPSATNNGSSKHPENE